The following are encoded together in the Penicillium digitatum chromosome 3, complete sequence genome:
- a CDS encoding Integral membrane protein (Ptm1), putative, with protein sequence MKGWLQTLGLTALLASYALANDAELKSDDAHRQRCSGMYSRKAWGGDVDPFILVKFTKSEAQESDPLASLVIFEWSDEGLIGQYRSDDDEIKETICDASNVEANICTQEQLGSFVLTSNATDASKSPIISKAIHLNNPDAVKYPVRKTGFYCVSTYAYSGQEYKAVVTFRNSYGELPAAQIAKLPFYGALTIVYAVIGAFWAFLYVQNRYDILPVQNYITAIVVFLIVEQLMTWGFYEYQNRHGLNGGAKALMVIVAVLNAGRNAFSFFLLLIVCMGYGVVKHSLGRTMIYVRILAIGHFVFAVVYSVASLSITPDSAGPLVLLIVLPLAGTLTAFYVWTLNSLNATMKDLVDRKQKTKALMYKKLWWCILGSIIVIFGFFFINSFAFAGTSDASFVPEHWKARWFVLDGWLNLVYLFDIAFVAYLWRPTVNNRRFAMSDELAQDDDGFEIRSFGSGLDEEDAYDAPPDYPGSSAAEGRRDLSPVPPKPFSSESRHRESLDEETIFAVGEEDAERWSDEESPRNSSERQRLTGKDKD encoded by the exons ATGAAAGGCTGGCTCCAGACCTTGGGCTTGACGGCCCTGTTGGCAAGTTATGCGCTTGCTAATGATGCCGAACTG AAATCTGACGATGCACACCGACAACGATGCTCAGGGATGTACAGTCGCAAAGCTTGGGGAGGAGATGTTGACCCCTTCATTTTGGTGAAATTTACCAAGTCGGAAGCTCAGGAAAGTGATCCTTTGGCTAGTTTGGTGATATTTGAATGGTCCGATGAAGGATTGATAGGCCAGTACCGGTCCGACGATGATGAG ATCAAGGAAACAATTTGCGACGCCTCTAACGTGGAAGCAAACATCTGCACTCAAGAACAGCTCGGCTCTTTTGTCCTCACCAGCAATGCCACCGACGCATCCAAAAGCCCCATCATCTCAAAAGCAATCCACCTTAACAACCCCGACGCCGTGAAATACCCCGTCAGAAAGACTGGATTTTACTGCGTGAGTACGTACGCATACTCTGGGCAGGAGTACAAAGCAGTTGTTACCTTCCGCAACTCATACGGCGAACTCCCCGCTGCACAAATCGCAAAGCTTCCATTTTATGGGGCCTTGACGATCGTGTACGCTGTTATTGGAGC ATTTTGGGCCTTCCTTTACGTGCAGAACCGTTATGACATTT TGCCTGTCCAAAACTACATCACTGCAATTGTGGTATTCTTGATCGTCGAGCAGCTCATGACGTGGGGATTCTATG AATACCAAAACCGTCATGGTTTAAATGGCGGCGCAAAGGCACTCATGGTCATTGTAGCAGTACTCAACGCGGGCAGAAatgctttctctttcttcctcctcctgATTGTTTGCATGGGCTACGGTGTGGTCAAGCATTCATTAGGCCGAACCATGATCTATGTTCGCATCCTGGCCATTGGTCACTTCGTGTTCGCGGTCGTTTACTCGGTTGCCAGTCTTTCGATTACCCCTGATAGCGCTGGTCCTCTGGTGCTTCTGATTGTCCTACCCCTGGCCGGGACCTTGACAGCTTTCTATGTGTGGACCTTGAATTCCCTGAACGCGACGATGAAGGATCTTGTTGATAGAAAGCAAAAAACTAAGGCATTGATGTACAAAAAGTTGTGGTGGTGTATCCTCGGCAGCATCATTGTGATCTTCggtttcttcttcatcaactCCTTCGCTTTCGCTGGAACCAGTGACGCCAGTTTTGTGCCCGAGCACTGGAAGGCGAGATGGTTCGTTCTTGATGGCTGGCTAAATTTGGTTTACCTGTTCGATATCGCATTCGTGGCCTATCTATGGCGACCAACTGTCAACAACCGCCGCTTCGCCATGAGTGATGAG CTTGCTCAAGATGACGATGGATTTGAGATTCGATCGTTTGGCAGTGGCTtggacgaagaagatgccTATGATGCTCCCCCGGATTATCCTGGCAGCTCAGCCGCCGAGGGCCGTCGTGATCTCTCCCCAGTTCCTCCTAAGCCCTTTTCTTCGGAATCCCGCCATCGCGAGTCACTCGATGAAGAGACAATCTTCGCTGTCGGCGAAGAGGATGCTGAGAGGTGGTCCGATGAAGAGTCGCCTCGCAATTCAAGCGAGAGACAAAGACTCACCGGCAAAGATAAGGATTAG
- a CDS encoding WD repeat protein gives MAEGQSTPQQGPPAAQAPLKSQKITDIIATFRPSKGFYPCKKDLSKYVTSLDFDDQGDVLIGAGNDDSMHVYDVREGKFNKSVASKKYGVHLARFTHHSRQVLHASTKIDNNLRLLDLHNEGYIRYFTGNNDQVTCLAQSPASDAFMSCSKDDTVTLWDLNSRNAQGKLNLATPYLAAFDPSGTVIAIASQSTAAVLLYDFRNFDKSPFSTFDLAPYEERFTPSTRGRAWTRLEFSNDGKYMMLGTDYHGHFVLDAFDGTLKAFLVGKSGASGRAAPVSTTGKPLGQGDACFSPDGRYVIGGNGDQHGMLVWDLGQIGGGDITLQPSTRLSAPSCAAMVEYNPRYNMVASADKEIIFYVPDDHGKSSEK, from the exons ATGGCCGAAGGCCAATCAACACCGCAGCAGGGTCCGCCCGCCGCCCAAGCTCCGCTCAAGTCGCAGAAAATCACGGATATCATTGCCACCTTCCGCCCATCCAAG GGATTTTATCCTTGTAAAAAAGACCTGTCCAAATACGTGACCTCTTTGGACTTTGACGACCAAGGCGATGTTCTGATAGGTGCCGGTAACGATGACAGTATGCATGTTTATGATGTGAGAGAGGGCAAATTCAACAAATCTGTTGCCAGCAAGAAATACGGTGTTCATCTCGCGAGATTCACGCATCACTCTCGCCAGGTCCTCCATGCGAGTACCAAGATTGATA ATAATTTGCGGTTACTGGACCTCCACAATGAGGGATACATACGATATTTTACCGGCAATAATGACCAAGTAACTTGCCTGGCTCAATCCCCCGCAAGCGACGCCTTTATGTCTTGCTCCAAGGATGACACTGTGACATTGTGGGACTTGAATTCGAGGAATGCACAGGGCAAACTGAATCTTGCGACACCATACCTCGCTGCATTTGATCCGTCGGGTACAGTCATTGCAATCGCCTCTCAATCCACAGCTGCAGTGCTTCTTTACGACTTCCGCAACTTTGACAAGTCGCCCTTCTCCACCTTCGATCTCGCGCCATACGAGGAGAGATTCACACCGTCGACGCGAGGACGGGCGTGGACTCGATTGGAGTTCTCCAACGATGGAAAATATATGATGCTTGGGACGGACTACCACGGCCACTTTGTTCTAGATGCCTTTGATGGTACACTTAAGGCCTTCCTAGTTGGCAAGAGTGGAGCGTCTGGTCGTGCTGCACCAGTGTCCACGACGGGCAAGCCTCTCGGTCAAGGTGATGCTTGTTTCAGTCCCGATGGTCGATACGTCATTGGAGGCAATGGTGATCAACATGGTATGCTCGTGTGGGATTTGGGACAGATCGGCGGGGGGGACATCACACTGCAGCCCTCGACCAGGTTGTCTGCTCCAAGCTGCGCGGCTATGGTGGAATACAACCCGCGTTACAACATGGTCGCCAGTGCCGACAAGGAGATTATCTTCTACGTCCCCGACGACCACGGCAAATCTTCAGAGAAGTAA
- a CDS encoding Signal recognition particle, SRP9 subunit yields the protein MPYLPTSQAYLEQSAQLLQAYPDTTRIVTKYNFPTNRRGNMIRAHKSKVRKDAKASDASSTTPAPPTTAIATLTLKTFNPTTGICLHYRTNKAQEVGRLITSLGKLAAGADVAGLGLSAAAPSAGADVEMVDAPAPAAAEEAAPVVGKAQGQGAKGKKKGGKGKR from the exons ATGCCCTACCTACCCACCTCTCAGGCCTATCTGGAGCAGTCAGCGCAGTTATTACAAGCGTACCCAGACACA ACCCGGATCGTAACAAAATACAACTTCCCCACAAACCGACGAGGAAACATGATCCGAGCCCACAAGTCCAAAGTCCGCAAAGACGCCAAAGCCAGCGATGCTTCCTCAACCACACCCGCACCACCAACCACCGCAATCGCAACCCTCACGCTGAAGACATTCAACCCAACGACAGGAATATGTCTGCACTACCGCACAAATAAGGCACAGGAAGTCGGCCGTTTGATCACGAGTCTGGGCAAGCTGGCTGCCGGTGCTGATGTAGCGGGTTTGGGGTTATCGGCTGCGGCTCCTTCTGCGGGCGCGGATGTGGAGATGGTTGATGCTCCTGCCCCTGCCGCTGCCGAGGAGGCTGCGCCGGTTGTTGGCAAGGCGCAGGGACAAGGTGCgaaggggaagaagaagggtgggAAGGGGAAGCGGTAA
- a CDS encoding Ribonucleotide reductase small subunit RnrA, putative, translating to MAAQVTPSKQAASSLENLKMSDSPVKKLDFQLAGKENAPASLKAVNTPIEKSTEKSHASKALTIKEMEASEPLLQENPHRFVMFPIKYHEIWQMYKKAEASFWTAEEIDLSKDLHDWHNRLNDDERYFISHVLAFFAASDGIVNENLVERFSGEVQIPEARCFYGFQIMMENIHSETYSLLIDTYINEPKQRTYLFDAIDTIPCIAKKANWALRWISDHESTFASRLVAFAAVEGIFFSGSFASIFWLKKRGLMPGLTFSNELISRDEGLHTDFACLLFSHMNHRPDPKLVQDIIVEAVGIEQEFLTDALPCGLLGMNSKLMCEYIEFVADRLLVALGNKKYYNATNPFDFMESISLAGKTNFFEKRVGDYQKAGVMASTKQEVNAEGEKVVSDGLNFDEDF from the exons ATGGCCGCTCAAGTCACTCCCTCGAAACAG GCTGCCTCCTCACTCGAGAACCTCAAGATGAGTGACTCACCCGTCAAGAAGCTCGACTTCCAGTTGGCTGGCAAGGAGAACGCGCCTGCGTCTCTCAAGGCAGTCAACACCCCCATTGAGAAGTCCACCGAGAAGTCCCACGCGTCCAAGGCTCTTACCATCAAGGAGATGGAAGCCTCAGAGCCCCTCCTCCAGGAGAACCCCCACCGTTTCGTCATGTTCCCTATCAAGTACCACGAG ATCTGGCAAATGTACAAGAAAGCCGAAGCCTCCTTCTGGACTGCTGAGGAGATTGATCTCTCCAAGGATCTTCACGACTGGCACAACCGCCTGAACGACGACGAGCGTTACTTTATCTCCCATGTCCTCGCCTTCTTCGCCGCCTCCGACGGCATTGTCAACGAGAACCTTGTCGAGCGCTTCAGTGGAGAGGTTCAGATCCCCGAGGCCCGTTGCTTCTACGGCTTCCAGATCATGATGGAAAACATCCACTCCGAGACCTACTCCCTGCTCATCGACACCTACATTAATGAGCCTAAGCAGCGTACCTACCTTTTCGATGCCATTGACACTA TCCCGTGCATTGCCAAGAAGGCCAACTGGGCCCTCCGATGGATTAGCGACCACGAATCAACCTTCGCTTCGCGTCTGGTTGCCTTCGCTGCTGTCGAGGGTATCTTCTTCTCTGGCTCATTCGCGTCCATCTTCTGGCTGAAGAAGCGTGGCCTGATGCCTGGTCTCACATTCTCCAACGAGTTGATCTCTCGTGACGAGGGTCTCCACACTGATTTCGCTTGTCTGCTGTTCTCCCACATGAACCACCGCCCCGACCCCAAGTTGGTTCAGGACATCATTGTTGAGGCCGTCGGAATCGAGCAGGAGTTCCTGACTGACGCCCTTCCCTGCGGTCTGCTTGGCATGAACTCCAAGCTGATGTGCGAGTACATTGAGTTCGTCGCTGACCGCCTGCTGGTGGCCCTCGGCAACAAGAAGTACTACAACGCTACCAACCCCTTTGACTTCATGGAGTCTATCTCTCTGGCTGGCAAGACCAACTTCTTCGAGAAGCGTGTCGGTGACTACCAGAAGGCTGGTGTCATGGCCAGCACCAAGCAGGAGGTCAACGCTGAGGGCGAGAAGGTCGTAAGCGACGGTCTCAACTTCGATGAGGACTTCTAG
- a CDS encoding Oxo-4-hydroxy-4-carboxy-5-ureidoimidazoline decarboxylase — protein MADLPSLSIPSLSHETQLRVLDTLFEPSPELHRLMIPVLASQTFSSYSSLIDAVGGHMSTLAASNSPTDRDVLLGILGSHPRLGRASANPEHLSELSRKEQAQLNEGAEERAEKLRALNAEYEEKFPGLRFVTFVNGRSRDLIMVEMRQRIDRANAAKEIEETVQGMCDIAKDRARKLSSHH, from the exons ATGGCCGACCTTCCCTCGCTATCGATCCCTTCCCTATCCCACGAGACCCAGCTTCGGGTGCTGGATACCCTCTTTGAACCCTCCCCAGAGCTCCACCGACTAATGATTCCCGTGCTGGCCAGTCAGACGTTCTCTTCGTACAGCAGCCTCATTGATGCTGTAGGGGGTCACATGTCTACACTCGCTGCCTCAAATTCACCTACCGATCGAGACGTGCTCTTGGGCATCTTGGGATCGCACCCACGTCTTGGTCGGGCTTCCGCCAACCCAGAACATCTGAGTGAGCTAAGTAGGAAGGAACAGGCCCAATTGAATGAAGGCGCAGAGGAACGGGCGGAGAAATTACGAGCACTGAATGCGGAATACGAGGAGAAGTTTCCGGGGTTGCGGTTTGT TACATTTGTCAATGGACGTAGTCGCGACCTGATCATGGTTGAAATGCGCCAGCGCATTGACCGGGCCAATGCGGCGAAAGAGATTGAAGAGACCGTTCAG GGGATGTGTGATATTGCAAAGGACCGAGCAAGAAAGCTGTCATCCCACCATTAA
- a CDS encoding Mitochondrial substrate/solute carrier, which translates to MSTTGGAFIAGGIAACGAVTVTHSFETVKIRLQLQGELQTKNQAVKMYKGPLHGIKVILQNEGPRGLFRGIGSAYIYQVLLNGCRLGFYEPIRSNLTSAIYSDPKVQSLAANVVAGAASGVIGAAAGSPFFLVKTRLQSYSPFLPVGTQHKYKNSFDGLSKIYKGEGIKGIYRGVGAAMIRTSFGSAVQLPTYFFAKRRLTRHLGMEEGPALHLASSATSGFVVCCFMHPPDTIMARMYNQTGNLYGGVFDCLLKTIRTEGPLAIYKGFFAHLARILPHTILTLSLAEQTNKLMRRVENRILPDSFREGI; encoded by the exons ATGTCTACTACTGGAGG CGCGTTTATTGCAGGTGGCATTGCAGCATGCGGTGCAGTCACTGTCACCCATAGTTTTGAGACGGTCAAGATCCG GCTTCAACTGCAGGGTGAATTGCAAACCAAAAACCAGGCAGTGAAGATGTACAAGGGCCCGTTGCACGGCATCAAAGTGATTTTGCAGAATGAAGGACCTCGGGGTCTGTTCCGGGGTATTGGATCTGCT TATATCTACCAGGTCTTGCTTAACGGCTGCCGTCTGGGCTTCTACGAACCTATCCGCTCGAACCTCACATCTGCTATATACAGTGACCCCAAGGTCCAGTCCCTCGCTGCTAATGTCGTAGCAGGAGCTGCTTCAGGTGTCATTGGTGCCGCAGCGGGGTCGCCTTTCTTCCTTGTTAAGACTCGTCTTCAGTCCTATTCACCGTTCCTCCCCGTCGGCACGCAGCACAAATATAAGAACTCTTTTGATGGCCTTAGCAAGATCTACAAGGGCGAAGGCATCAAAGGTATCTACCGTGGTGTCGGTGCTGCTATGATTCGCACCAGTTTCGGTAGTGCCGTGCAACTCCCCACATACTTCTTTGCCAAGCGCCGCCTCACCCGCCACCTGGGTATGGAGGAGGGTCCTGCTTTGCATCTGGCCAGTAGCGCAACTTCTGGCTTCGTTGTGTGCTGCTTCATGCACCCCCCTG ATACCATCATGGCTCGTATGTACAACCAGACAGGTAACCTGTACGGTGGTGTGTTCGATTGCTTGCTTAAGACTATTCGCACCGAGGGTCCCCTTGCCATCTATAAAGGCTTCTTCGCCCATCTCGCCCGCATCCTTCCCCATACC ATCTTGACTCTGAGTCTGGCTGAACAGACTAACAAGCTGATGCGCCGTGTTGAGAACCGGATTCTGCCTGACTCCTTCCGTGAGGGAATCTAG
- a CDS encoding WD repeat protein — protein MAEGSSNLHLRVATTPAKTDLTPSGTSTFPGSATSDVPSGSTYSLQDARNSRRSVVASSLRDPTSHTPLEKTESSAIDPLSQHIIKRTNTQKSIPLKLLGRASYEAEAVGSEYGQPEPSPTRGDALPTSKPPKEKKKGVSFLSRIIGNKKKDQLSEAEDETSDPEAYRMSVDTSHPIGFIPRHPAPSKYLKVRAHYKKDKTFNRVFLAQELQGSGPSPKPPDRRISISSALSQSGDHTGKAVWALTFSKDGKYLAAAGQDRKVRVWAVITTPEEREDANGDEEATPVDAQDHSGLKAPVFQPEPVQVYDSHTGSILDLSWSKNNFLLSSSMDKTVRLWHVSRPECLCCFQHSDFVTSIQFHPRDDRFFLAGSLDTKLRLWSIPDKSVAFVTAVPDMITAVAFTPDGRHSIAGCLNGMLNIYDTEGLKLAAQIHVRSARGRNAKGSKITGIDTMTFPRDGAMDDTQGDIKLLVTSNDSRIRLYDFKDRSLVAKFRGNENTCSQIRATFTNDGRYIICGSEDRRAYVWPIGTVQQDSEKQAVEVFETQSAMVTAAIMAPTQTKRVLALSEDPIYDICNPPPVALLGPESTDPSKKTSSDKERDPQKQSASTPRLSIVSKMALDSPSYLARSKHPDGEIIVIADYSGKIKVLRQDCAYQKRRFENWDANSTISRRILNRSNSARRSIASSGKDSSHKTPSERIISWRNSVVRHGRSSIEVSRAGLRTRTPSPQHRPAISRLASSRPSNESPSVFTASPPPSPHRLRFDSNRTSEDMSRASGNNNGRANVSTSNSQPPPEVTSSADFLTTNKAQDNPLCLQGHRSYAYWNKIAHDALAMQSRNSNDLLSPDNIPSRERNMSTSGGSLLSSDYTSSMGDAEEDVLKCDNCHGTSFRGVRGRDGKQKLICSECHRPVS, from the exons ATGGCGGAGGGAAGCAGTAATCTCCACCTACGAGTCGCGACGACCCCCGCGAAAACTGATTTGACCCCCTCCGGAACCTCCACATTCCCCG GCTCGGCAACATCGGATGTTCCCTCGGGCTCGACTTATAGTCTACAGGATGCTCGAAATTCCAGACGGTCGGTTGTTGCTAGCTCTTTACGGGATCCGACCTCGCACACCCCCCTCGAGAAGACCGAGTCAAGCGCCATAGATCCGTTATCCCAG CACATTATCAAACGCACCAATACCCAAAAATCCATCCCCCTGAAATTACTGGGCAGAGCGTCATATGAAGCAGAGGCCGTGGGATCCGAATACGGTCAACCAGAGCCAAGCCCGACACGGGGGGATGCATTGCCTACCTCAAAACCCcccaaagagaagaa AAAAGGTGTCTCCTTCCTCAGTCGAATCATTggaaacaagaagaaagatcaGCTGTCGGAGGCGGAAGATGAGACCTCGGACCCTGAAGCATACCGCATGTCCGTTGACACTTCGCATCCAATTGGATTCATACCGCGACACCCTGCTCCGTCAAAATACTTGAAGGTGCGAGCGCATTACAAAAAGGATAAGACGTTCAACCGTGTGTTTCTGGCCCAGGAACTGCAGGGCAGCGGCCCATCACCCAAACCCCCAGATCGACGGATATCTATATCTTCGGCCTTGTCGCAGAGTGGCGATCACACTGGAAAGGCCGTCTGGGCCCTCACGTTTTCTAAGGATGGTAAATATCTCGCGGCCGCTGGCCAGGACCGGAAGGTCCGGGTCTGGGCTGTTATCACTACACCAGAGGAGCGCGAGGATGCCAATGgagacgaagaggcaacGCCCGTAGATGCACAAGATCATTCCGGCCTGAAGGCGCCTGTGTTTCAGCCAGAGCCCGTTCAGGTGTATGACAGTCACACAGGGAGCATACTGGATTTGAGCTGGAGTAAG AACAACTTCCTTCTCTCGTCGTCAATGGACAAGACAGTGCGACTATGGCATGTCTCTCGACCGGAATGTCTTTGCTGTTTCCAACACAGTGATTTTGTGACTTCGATCCAATTCCACCCACGTGACGACCGATTTTTCCTTGCTGGATCTCTCGACACGAAACTGCGACTCTGGAGTATCCCAGATAAGAGCGTGGCTTTTGTGACTGCTGTACCCGACATGATCACGGCTGTGGCATTCACTCCGGATGGCCGACACTCCATCGCCGGATGTTTGAATGGCATGCTGAACATCTATGACACCGAGGGCCTGAAACTAGCAGCGCAGATCCATGTACGATCGGCCCGTGGGCGGAACGCCAAGGGTAGCAAAATCACTGGAATTGATACAATGACGTTTCCCCGGGACGGTGCAATGGATGATACCCAGGGTGATATCAAGTTGCTGGTTACCAGCAACGACTCCCGCATCAGGTTGTACGACTTCAAAGATCGATCACTGGTGGCTAAATTCCGCGGGAACGAGAACACCTGCAGCCAAATTAGAGCtacattcaccaatgatggCAGGTACATTATATGTGGAAGTGAGGATCGCAGGGCATACGTGTGGCCAATTGGGACAGTGCAACAAGATTCCGAAAAGCAGGCCGTAGAGGTATTCGAGACACAGTCGGCCATGGTAACAGCTGCAATCATGGCACCGACTCAAACGAAACGGGTACTGGCGCTATCAGAAGACCCGATCTACGACATCTGCAATCCGCCCCCGGTAGCGCTACTGGGTCCGGAGTCAACCGACCcttcaaagaaaacaagCTCCGACAAAGAACGTGACCCTCAAAAGCAGTCTGCATCCACACCTCGCCTATCCATCGTCAGCAAAATGGCCCTCGATTCCCCTTCGTACCTCGCACGATCCAAGCATCCAGACGGAGAGATCATCGTGATCGCCGACTATTCCGGCAAGATCAAAGTCCTCCGACAAGACTGTGCGTATCAAAAACGACGCTTCGAAAACTGGGACGCCAATTCCACTATCTCACGCCGGATCCTCAATCGCTCCAACTCCGCACGCCGCAGCATCGCCTCCTCAGGAAAGGACTCGTCCCACAAAACCCCGTCCGAGCGCATCATCTCATGGCGCAACTCCGTCGTCCGCCACGGCCGCTCGAGCATCGAAGTCTCTCGTGCCGGCCTCCGAACCCGCACCCCATCCCCGCAACACCGCCCGGCAATCTCTAGACTGGCATCTTCCCGCCCTTCAAACGAATCACCATCCGTCTTCACTGCATCCCCACCCCCATCGCCACACCGACTCCGCTTCGACAGCAACCGCACAAGCGAAGACATGAGCCGCGCAAGTGGAAACAACAATGGTCGTGCAAACGTCTCAACCTCCAACTCTCAACCTCCCCCCGAAGTTACCTCCTCCGCAGATTTCCTGACCACCAACAAAGCACAAGATAACCCGCTTTGTTTGCAGGGTCACCGCAGCTACGCTTACTGGAACAAGATTGCGCACGATGCGCTGGCTATGCAGTCCCGGAACTCGAATGACTTGCTTAGTCCGGATAATATCCCGTCGCGCGAGCGCAATATGAGTACTTCGGGAGGTAGTTTGTTGAGCAGTGACTATACCTCTTCAATGGGtgatgccgaggaagacgTGCTAAAGTGTGACAATTGTCATGGGACGAGTTTTCGCGGTGTTAGGGGGAGGGATGGGAAGCAGAAACTTATTTGTTCGGAGTGTCATCGGCCTGTTTCTTGA
- a CDS encoding DNA methylase, N-6 adenine-specific, conserved site produces the protein MPLDTHPHFPAPPSSTSNKEHDNDNTSTATAKPEPQSTEPSSRTSTTLSVQLKQECNDLLSQIDGYQALLTSTLRNPQLVEVRQFRSSVVSELRMLEKLGRQIEGAIGETTAGPGTSETEDGVTSHDPDLEMRLVHALRSSNLPFYQAVWRIASGSCSGLVALGKRFYWDGETKATEKQSAGGKGKIGGAVHPEKQRNKDKRKSVFVDVVADDGEEWVKVSTVSESRLLFEMAKKGWEGDSDEDEWSDGGKGRTILQNFDEEDEGADDDELELIKLARDLRKASDATRVRYRHPRLRVVIPKIEEGRIPEIDAVLNEMRSYGIRVDCQGSLPAETRTGLAHLLPQPFKNFTSTLNVDCTLLLAMVSDLSHVKDIPTSPHFHRAIVRQIEVEREKPLLTSELWPAMDAHELLSTTEAAVRFREIVDTIGTETEKSRSRMLLGETPYEQLDREALLQEFQKLSDYQVPANWKLPIKVVEAQQVIDAAKTQGNLHPVVHEVGKGLSDINHGVFLYGWVTRLTTISSNRTIAKQIEATVEDNRKGDDSLEGPDVWICDTARSLVGKDKDRKP, from the coding sequence ATGCCACTAGATACACATCCCCACTTTCCCGCACCCCCCTCCTCCACTTCCAACAAAGAACACGACAATGACAACACAAGCACAGCTACCGCGAAGCCAGAACCCCAATCAACTGAACCCAGTTCCAGGACTAGCACCACTCTTTCAGTCCAGCTGAAGCAAGAATGTAACGACCTGCTTTCCCAGATCGATGGCTACCAAGCCCTCCTCACATCCACACTACGGAATCCTCAGCTCGTTGAGGTGCGCCAATTCCGCTCCAGCGTAGTCTCCGAGCTGCGAATGCTGGAGAAGCTAGGAAGGCAGATTGAGGGGGCGATAGGAGAGACAACTGCAGGACCAGGAACCAGTGAAACGGAAGATGGCGTGACGTCGCATGACCCTGATTTGGAAATGCGACTGGTGCACGCGCTTCGCTCGTCGAATCTGCCGTTCTACCAGGCTGTCTGGAGGATCGCGAGTGGGTCTTGTTCGGGGTTGGTTGCGCTGGGCAAGAGGTTTTACTGGGATGGGGAGACGAAGGCGACGGAGAAGCAGAGTGCGGGTGGGAAAGGGAAAATTGGTGGGGCTGTGCACCCGGAAAAGCAGCGAAACAAAGATAAGCGCAAGAGTGTATTTGTGGATGTTGTGGCTGATGATGGGGAGGAGTGGGTGAAAGTATCTACTGTCTCGGAGAGCCGGCTTTTGTTCGAGATGGCGAAGAAGGGCTGGGAGGGTGATAGTGATGAGGATGAGTGGTCTGATGGGGGTAAAGGGCGGACTATTTTGCAGAattttgatgaagaagatgaagggGCTGACGATGATGAGTTGGAGCTCATTAAGCTGGCCCGGGATCTAAGGAAGGCGTCTGATGCTACGCGCGTTAGATATAGACATCCTCGGCTACGGGTTGTTATCCCTAAGATTGAAGAAGGAAGGATTCCTGAAATTGACGCTGTCTTGAACGAGATGCGGAGCTATGGTATTCGCGTTGACTGTCAGGGGAGTCTGCCAGCAGAGACTCGCACTGGACTAGCCCATCTCCTGCCTCAGCCGTTCAAAAACTTCACTTCGACCCTGAATGTCGACTGCACTTTGCTCCTTGCCATGGTATCTGACTTGTCTCACGTCAAGGATATCCCAACGTCACCTCATTTCCATAGAGCCATCGTTCGACAAATTGAAGTTGAGCGGGAAAAACCACTGCTCACTTCTGAGCTCTGGCCGGCTATGGATGCTCATGAGCTCCTATCCACCACAGAGGCTGCAGTGCGCTTCCGGGAAATTGTCGATACCATTGGGACAGAGACGGAGAAGAGCCGATCTCGCATGTTGCTGGGAGAAACACCATACGAACAACTCGATCGTGAGGCTCTTCTCCAGGAGTTTCAAAAATTGTCTGATTATCAGGTGCCCGCAAATTGGAAGCTCCCCATCAAAGTCGTTGAAGCTCAGCAAGTGATTGATGCGGCCAAGACACAAGGTAACCTTCATCCTGTGGTACATGAAGTTGGGAAAGGCCTTTCGGACATCAACCATGGCGTTTTTTTGTACGGTTGGGTCACCCGTTTGACAACCATTTCCAGCAATCGCACAATCGCCAAGCAAATCGAGGCTACCGTCGAGGACAATCGAAAAGGCGATGATAGCTTAGAAGGCCCTGACGTTTGGATCTGTGATACAGCGCGAAGTCTGGTTGGTAAAGACAAAGATCGAAAACCATAA